From Streptomyces sp. TLI_105, the proteins below share one genomic window:
- a CDS encoding AraC family transcriptional regulator, which produces MARGTEKDGASGERARYWQYAELPGVDLLHAHYIRKAFARHTHESFVFAAITEGVEAFHYRDELVHAGPGQIALVNPDTPHTGHAAVPEGWTYRTIYPDAEIVRSIAADTLALRGEAGFTSPVVDDPYAAQLVVGVHRAAEEGNALAADSLLRLVTARLLRSHGGLVTPLPPRSAGARNAARARDVLEAGMVDPPTLERLASDLGTSPFALLRAFREAYGMPPHTWLTDARVRRARQLLDAGTPPAEAAAAVGFTDQSHLSRHFTRSVGVPPGAYQRARGTGRQVSRAGA; this is translated from the coding sequence ATGGCCAGGGGCACGGAGAAGGACGGCGCGAGCGGGGAGCGTGCGCGGTACTGGCAGTACGCCGAGCTGCCAGGGGTCGACCTGCTGCACGCCCACTACATCCGCAAGGCCTTCGCCCGGCACACCCACGAGTCCTTCGTCTTCGCCGCCATCACCGAGGGCGTCGAGGCCTTCCACTACCGCGACGAGCTCGTCCACGCCGGCCCCGGGCAGATCGCCCTCGTCAACCCGGACACCCCGCACACCGGGCACGCGGCCGTCCCCGAGGGCTGGACCTACCGGACGATCTACCCCGACGCGGAGATCGTCCGCTCGATCGCCGCCGACACCCTCGCCCTGCGCGGGGAGGCCGGCTTCACCTCGCCCGTCGTCGACGACCCGTACGCCGCACAGCTCGTCGTCGGCGTCCACCGGGCCGCGGAGGAGGGCAACGCGCTCGCCGCGGACAGCCTCCTGCGCCTGGTGACCGCCCGGCTGCTGCGCAGCCACGGCGGGCTCGTCACCCCGCTCCCGCCCCGCTCCGCGGGCGCCCGGAACGCGGCACGCGCGCGTGACGTCCTGGAGGCCGGGATGGTCGATCCGCCGACCCTGGAGCGGCTCGCCTCCGACCTCGGCACCAGCCCGTTCGCCCTGCTCCGGGCCTTCCGCGAGGCGTACGGGATGCCTCCGCACACCTGGCTCACCGACGCGCGCGTGCGCCGGGCCAGGCAGCTCCTCGACGCGGGGACGCCCCCGGCGGAGGCGGCCGCCGCCGTCGGCTTCACCGACCAGTCGCACCTCAGCCGGCACTTCACCCGCAGCGTCGGGGTGCCGCCGGGCGCCTACCAGCGCGCGCGGGGCACGGGCCGGCAGGTTTCGCGGGCCGGTGCGTGA